From a single Phacochoerus africanus isolate WHEZ1 chromosome 11, ROS_Pafr_v1, whole genome shotgun sequence genomic region:
- the ZNF214 gene encoding LOW QUALITY PROTEIN: zinc finger protein 214 (The sequence of the model RefSeq protein was modified relative to this genomic sequence to represent the inferred CDS: inserted 3 bases in 2 codons; substituted 1 base at 1 genomic stop codon) yields the protein MAVTFDDVTAIFTWEEGEFLDSSQKQLYREVTRENYTNAPSVGNWKESCNPQEERFRYXGHKHLPCWQSWRNASAQQEENPNYTDPIRGMHPKGPPHCQERLLSTQAPGHGSHELTLEGKRPGSLRYRKLPPCQSSPDAGGDVCVSGSGAVPGSRYHVGTARENLSPEKAQKPLGQRPPIPGEEALPARPGALGQEHRLRGSGARTTADGTQAQTPVPGARGVRSTRDTAPGRKIPSRFPRPRRRPSATSPVQVPESPRRQEAVPARGRCRQPAPELGGPRPAASPPGAAASPCDACGKSAPQAPGPLLPPRGHAPEGRRRRRCDRDGERTALLRRPQSPCPGAQPFRCDPCGKSFCRRSGLRVHPRVRPGXKPHTCDACGKGFSQSANLRIRPSVHTGETLHTCDACGKGFAQRSNLQIHQRVRTGEKPYPCGHCDRDLGHSSDLRIHQQVHTGEKPYTCRECGKRFSKSSKLHTHQRVHXGEKPYPCAQCGKGLRQRSHLLIHQRVHTGEKPHQCAECGRGFTQARTLINALSILRDLTRIYIFTRHCGAEGTGRSRRGGHKAEEWMELGAVDAWRTLNRVPRNAVLRTGSRHPEQGFQLESTAAAPEKDKLLQDVNSGGERSVRFGMYLEFGGCDIRTQVYTGR from the exons ATGGCAGTGACCTTTGACGATGTGACTGCTATTTTTACTTGGGAGGAGGGGGAATTCCTGGATTCGTCTCAGAAGCAGCTCTACAGAGAGGTCACGCGGGAGAACTACACGAACGCCCCGTCGGTTG GAAACTGGAAAGAGAGCTGTAACCCCCAAGAGGAAAGATTCAGATATTGAGGACACAAACATCTTCCCTGCTGGCAAAGCTGGAGGAATGCCAGCGCGCAGCAGGAAGAGAATCCAAACTACACAGACCCCATTCGGGGTATGCATCCCAAAGGCCCTCCCCACTGTCAGGAGCGGTTACTCTCCACACAAGCACCAGGGCACGGGAGCCACGAGCTGACCTTGGAAGGCAAACGTCCCGGGAGCCTGAGGTACAGAAAGCTCCCCCCTTGTCAGTCCTCACCAGATGCTGGTGGAGACGTCTGTGTGAGCGGCTCGGGTGCAGTGCCAGGAAGTAGATACCATGTTGGCACAGCCAGGGAAAACCTCTCTCCAGAAAAAGCGCAGAAGCCCCTGGGTCAGCGTCCTCCCATCCCGGGAGAGGAAGCCCTCCCAGCGCGCCCGGGGGCGCTCGGCCAGGAGCATCGGCTGCGGGGCTCCGGGGCGAGAACCACTGCGGATGGGACGCAGGCACAGACACCTGTTCCTGGAGCTCGCGGTGTGCGCTCCACGAGAGACACAGCACCTGGGAGGAAAATTCCATCGCGGTTCCCTCGGCCCCGCAGGCGTCCCTCAGCGACCAGCCCTGTGCAGGTCCCCGAGAGTCCCCGCAGGCAGGAGGCGGTGCCCGCGCGAGGACGCTGCCGGCAACCCGCGCCCGAGCTCGGGGGTCCACGTCCAGCCGCGAGCCCCCCGGGCGCGGCGGCGTCCCCGTGCGATGCATGTGGGAAGAGCGCCCCGCAGGCCCCCGGCCCGCTCCTTCCTCCGAGAGGCCACGCGCCGGAGGGACGCCGCAGACGGCGGTGCGACAGGGACGGCGAGAGGACGGCCCTGCTTCGCCGTCCGCAGAGCCCATGCCCCGGAGCGCAGCCTTTTAGGTGCGACCCGTGTGGCAAGAGCTTCTGCCGGAGGTCAGGGCTCCGCGTACACCCGCGGGTCCGTCCGGG GAAGCCGCACACCTGCGACGCGTGCGGGAAGGGCTTCAGCCAGAGCGCGAACCTCCGCATTCGCCCGTCGGTCCACACGGGAGAGACGCTGCACACGTGCGATGCGTGCGGGAAGGGCTTCGCCCAGCGCTCGAACCTGCAGATCCACCAGCGGGTGCGCACCGGGGAGAAGCCCTACCCCTGCGGCCACTGCGACAGGGACTTGGGTCACAGCTCAGACCTCCGCATCCACCAGCAGGTCCACACGGGGGAGAAGCCCTACACCTGCCGGGAGTGTGGCAAGCGCTTCAGCAAGAGCTCCAAGCTGCACACCCACCAGCGGGTCC ACGGGGAGAAGCCCTATCCGTGTGCCCAGTGCGGTAAGGGCCTCCGTCAGCGCTCACACCTCCTCATTCACCAGCGGGtccacacgggcgagaagccTCATCAGTGCGCTGAGTGTGGCAGGGGTTTCACACAGGCGAGAACACTCATAAATGCCCTGAGTATCCTAAGGGATTTGACCCGAATTTACATCTTCACA AGACACTGCGGAGCTGAGGGGAcggggaggagcaggaggggaggtCACAAGGCCGAGGAGTGGATGGAACTAGGGGCTGTGGACGCGTGGAGAAC TTTGAACAGAGTCCCTCGGAATGCTGTGCTAAGAACCGGCTCGAGACACCCGGAGCAGGGATTCCAGTTAGAAAGCACTGCAGCGGCGCCGGAGAAAGACAAGCTGCTGCAGGACGTGAACAGTGGAGGTGAGAGAAGCGTCCGGTTTGGGATGTACTTGGAGTTTGGGGGCTGTGACATCAGAACGCAGGTTTATACTGGGCGGTAG